A genomic segment from Ptychodera flava strain L36383 chromosome 19, AS_Pfla_20210202, whole genome shotgun sequence encodes:
- the LOC139119250 gene encoding kelch-like protein 24a, which translates to MECDTHIETAMDPLDKSRLHFTDQVYSKYLVNGFNELWKNKVLTDVVISVTGRDFQCHKSVLAASSTYFRAMFTSGMKESNLDRITLDCLEPVAMEAILQYIYTSEVEVRKENVQPLLQAASLFHFPNLMEACASFLQGELEASNCVGIYQFALLYSCQNLAKVSKHFILKNFTEVSTCAEFSRLSAEQLQELLMDRELIFLKGEHLFNAIQKWLNHDFDVRKRCLGRLSEALKAKGYNRTSESSWHLINMADQVKSSLIPAWQNFSIMRDDENNSESVSYEIIACFGNAWAGSQDRQIASYAVKFYDPVSKQFSGFHTVPSVMATRDYVTACLCGDKVIIGLRTGKFTSYDTKQGTWEVLSKYLVTPQSGNTMASIGDSLYICGKDGRFYAYDVARKQLESKSDLLCPVRCPSLVTVNQKIYVFGGKTRGDLHTDGTNLVQCYDPENNQWKLCCPIPEKCVHIAAAVLNGLIYIIGAGCYEHLKSTKKVLRYNPTTDSWCRIADLNKSRQSCDAVVCNGQMYVTGGYDVISDNPPKDSPVKEIECYDTVGDMWHVVDSLPIDIAFHCCFSLPVSKTKPVDSTKVDTEE; encoded by the coding sequence ATGGAATGTGACACTCACATAGAAACTGCGATGGATCCGCTTGACAAGTCACGGCTGCACTTTACAGACCAAGTATACTCAAAGTATCTTGTGAATGGATTTAATGAGCTATGGAAGAACAAAGTACTGACAGATGTTGTTATCTCTGTCACTGGACGAGACTTTCAATGTCACAAATCAGTGCTGGCTGCAAGCAGTACGTACTTCCGGGCTATGTTTACCAGCGGAATGAAGGAAAGCAACCTGGACAGAATTACACTTGACTGTTTGGAACCTGTTGCCATGGAAGCCATTTTGCAGTACATTTACACCTCTGAAGTTGAAGTTCGTAAGGAGAATGTGCAACCACTCCTACAGGCAGCCAGTCTCTTCCACTTCCCGAACCTGATGGAAGCATGTGCCTCTTTCTTGCAGGGTGAACTGGAGGCCAGCAACTGTGTCGGTATCTATCAGTTTGCCTTGCTGTACTCATGTCAGAATCTTGCCAAAGTGTCAAAGCACTTCATCTTAAAGAATTTCACCGAAGTGAGTACCTGTGCCGAGTTTTCTCGCTTATCTGCTGAGCAATTGCAAGAACTGCTGATGGACAGAGAGCTGATctttctcaaaggagagcatCTTTTCAATGCTATTCAAAAATGGCTGAATCATGATTTTGACGTTCGAAAAAGATGTCTTGGAAGACTCTCTGAGGCTTTGAAGGCAAAAGGCTACAATAGGACAAGTGAAAGCAGCTGGCATTTAATAAACATGGCTGATCAGGTGAAATCCAGTCTTATTCCAGCCTGGCAGAATTTTTCCATCATGCGGGACGATGAGAATAATAGCGAGAGTGTCAGCTATGAAATTATTGCATGTTTTGGCAATGCATGGGCTGGGTCCCAAGACCGTCAGATTGCATCCTATGCTGTTAAGTTTTATGATCCCGTCTCGAAACAGTTTTCTGGGTTTCACACAGTGCCTTCTGTTATGGCCACAAGAGACTACGTGACTGCTTGCCTTTGTGGTGACAAAGTTATCATTGGCTTGAGAACTGGCAAATTTACATCCTATGACACCAAGCAAGGAACGTGGGAGGTCCTTTCAAAATATCTTGTGACTCCCCAGTCTGGGAATACAATGGCAAGTATTGGTGACAGTTTGTACATCTGTGGAAAGGATGGTAGATTCTATGCCTATGATGTGGCAAGGAAGCAGCTGGAATCCAAATCTGATCTCCTTTGCCCAGTACGTTGTCCATCATTGGTAACAGTCAACCAGAAGATCTACGTCTTTGGCGGAAAGACACGTGGTGATTTGCATACTGATGGCACAAACCTAGTGCAATGCTACGATCCCGAAAATAATCAATGGAAACTCTGCTGTCCCATACCTGAGAAGTGTGTGCATATTGCTGCAGCCGTATTGAATGGCCTCATTTACATAATTGGTGCTGGTTGTTATGAACATCTGAAATCTACAAAGAAAGTTCTGCGGTACAACCCAACAACGGACTCCTGGTGCCGCATTGCCGACTTGAACAAGTCTCGTCAGTCATGCGATGCCGTCGTGTGCAATGGACAAATGTATGTTACTGGCGGCTATGACGTCATATCTGATAATCCACCGAAAGACAGTCCTGTGAAAGAAattgaatgttatgatactGTAGGTGACATGTGGCATGTTGTTGATTCCCTGCCTATAGACATTGCATTTCACTGCTGTTTTTCTCTACCAGTGAGCAAAACAAAGCCAGTGGACAGTACAAAAGTGGATACAGAAGAGTAA
- the LOC139119269 gene encoding integral membrane protein 2B-like, translating into MTIYTTEVKKKTQDEIPDVKTVLMTEMEAPEAVPARQLPIRQRRKTGFCTTCLVCILACLMVAGGVIGGMFLFQHFTKGRFAGRCAVTYKSHELHFDGAVAMPQYETDYPDDEYTMNEDVEVDTAEHTETITVPVFDDNNPATILHDFNRELTAYKDLLEGHCYVMKLNTSAILPPKNFVDLLLKIRDGSYIPKADTIRRTMVVLQPAVEDVDQFGMFISYLCWDVPTYQLVKVTDLIESDYVKRSAEQPKLTCKTSSKIIFYSGKYLIADELCWQ; encoded by the exons ACAGAAATGGAAGCTCCCGAGGCAGTGCCGGCAAGACAGTTACCGATACGGCAGCGAAGAAAGACTGGTTTCTGCACTACATGTTTAGTCTGCATTTTGGCGTGTTTGATGGTGGCTGGAGGAGTGATCGGTGGAATGTTTTTGTTCCAACATTTCACAAAGGGCAGA TTTGCTGGCCGATGTGCCGTGACCTACAAGAGCCATGAACTTCACTTTGATGGTGCAGTTGCCATGCCGCAATACGAAACTGATTATCCAGATGATGAATACACAATGAATGAGGACGTAGAGGTAGACACTGCAGAGCACACAGAAACCATCACTGTGCCGGTATTTGATGATAACAACCCTGCCACCATTCTCCATGATTTCAACAGG GAGCTGACAGCGTACAAGGATCTTCTGGAGGGACACTGCTACGTGATGAAACTCAACACCTCAGCCATATTGCCGCCTAAGAACTTTGTGGACCTTCTCCTTAAAATCAGG GATGGCTCGTACATACCAAAGGCCGATACTATTCGACGTACTATGGTTGTCTTACAACCTGCAGTTGAGGATGTAGACCAGTTTGGTATGTTCATTTCATATCTGTGCTGGGATGTACCAACCTACCAGCTTGTCAAGGTCACAGACCTCATTGAAT CTGACTACGTCAAGAGAAGTGCAGAGCAACCCAAACTGACTTGCAAGACCTCATCTAAAATCATCTTCTACTCTGGCAAGTACCTAATTGCTGATGAGCTGTGTTGGCAGTAA
- the LOC139119249 gene encoding leukocyte elastase inhibitor-like encodes MHRSQGQGQRKPDYSIQMLYTGEDDHELGKKYVKRRRIHKGRLFLLVLFFATIIYFFLPRSKVVVTSDAEQEERVPDLDVGEATREPVNDKGLPALTVLAEAEEEFAMDLYKALTKRSKAKNLFFSPLSLSIALAMTHLGARSQTATQMETALKFDKVGLENVHPMFHILNSELFNQEQSYILKSANKLFGHEKYKFLDDFLSSCEAYYGAALERVNYANAEAARSEINKWVEKQTEKKIKDLIPPGAIDGLTRLILVNAVYFKAKWALEFDPKQTKNADFFWDKTNKVSVPMMHLKQKFNYYADQTLKCKVLELPYSQSNLSMIAVLPDARDGIAALEEKTTSEQLQSWIKNLNKVEVEVSLPKFKLESGFSVKPALQELGMRDLFLEGVADLTGMTEPKELFVSDALHKAFIEVTEEGTEAAAASAVIVAIKSAMVAQPVFNANHPFIFLIRDNNTGVILFLGRVLHPLK; translated from the coding sequence ATGCATAGAAGTCAAGGCCAAGGTCAGAGAAAGCCGGACTACTCCATCCAAATGTTGTACACTGGTGAAGATGATCATGAACTTGGCAAGAAGTACGTGAAGAGAAGACGTATTCACAAAGGCAGACTTTTCCTATTGGTCCTCTTCTTTGCGaccattatttatttcttcttgcCGCGATCCAAGGTGGTTGTGACGTCTGACGCTGAACAAGAAGAGCGTGTCCCTGATTTGGACGTCGGAGAAGCCACCAGAGAGCCTGTGAATGACAAAGGACTTCCTGCCCTCACTGTACTTGCTGAAGCTGAGGAGGAATTTGCAATGGATCTGTACAAAGCCTTAACGAAACGTTCAAAAGCCAAAAACTTGTTCTTTTCACCGCTAAGTTTGTCCATCGCACTAGCCATGACCCATCTTGGCGCAAGGAGTCAAACTGCAACACAAATGGAAACAGCTCTGAAGTTTGACAAAGTGGGCTTGGAGAACGTACACCCAATGTTTCACATCTTAAACTCGGAACTCTTTAATCAAGAGCAGAGCTACATTTTGAAAAGTGCTAATAAGTTGTTCGGTCATGAGAAATACAAATTTCTTGACGACTTTCTGTCGTCATGTGAGGCGTATTATGGAGCAGCGCTGGAGAGagtcaattatgcaaatgccGAGGCAGCAAGAAGTGAAATCAACAAGTGGGTGGAGAAGCagacagaaaagaaaatcaaagatTTAATTCCTCCTGGTGCCATTGATGGTTTGACTCGTCTTATTTTGGTAAATGCAGTTTACTTCAAAGCAAAGTGGGCCCTGGAATTCGATCCAAAACAGACTAAAAATGCAGATTTTTTTTGggataaaacaaacaaagtcTCAGTACCCATGATGCATCTGAAGCAGAAATTTAATTACTATGCGGATCAGACTCTGAAATGTAAAGTCTTAGAACTTCCGTACAGTCAAAGTAACCTTAGCATGATTGCCGTTCTGCCAGATGCGCGTGATGGTATCGCAGCTCTGGAAGAGAAAACGACATCGGAACAACTTCAGTCATGGATCAAAAATCTCAACAAAGTAGAAGTAGAAGTCAGCCTTCCCAAATTTAAACTTGAATCCGGATTCAGCGTTAAGCCGGCATTGCAGGAACTCGGAATGAGAGACCTTTTCCTGGAAGGCGTTGCGGATTTGACCGGAATGACAGAGCCTAAGGAACTGTTTGTGTCTGATGCGTTGCACAAAGCATTTATTGAAGTCACCGAGGAAGGCACTGAAGCTGCCGCTGCCAGTGCTGTCATTGTGGCAATAAAATCAGCAATGGTTGCACAGCCTGTCTTCAATGCTAACCATCCATTCATTTTCTTAATACGAGACAATAACACAGGGGTGATTTTATTCCTTGGAAGGGTCCTCCACCCCCTCAAATAG
- the LOC139118148 gene encoding zinc finger CCHC domain-containing protein 7-like, giving the protein MLTDYDFIEDHECDMYGLISDSEEETNDEIEEELYQEIHYSGRIKCTEKDSNVDDATAGHIDRPLNNDKIVDRSSLPKNGLFWILPLTVDDDGLQTNLVGAAITSKSVQDDASSAHEASSGRQWNIDPADVVNNVQNSEGRRRISFETKRYYTSKSSIRCFNCGNNGHLSRNCSSPRKVTVCFLCAGQGHTERKCPKQICEGCKKTGHPLRYCRERSWKTAHAVCKRCEVKGHNSEECPDIWRQFHATTEPGMIRRLTTKKKMGKIYCYNCAKMGHLGHECTGHRMHKSIPATPFICRYDNWDYVAKIWRKNQAAKNNDERQKQGHKRKYEDYNEHTSYTDERNTYKPVDTKKKNKQQKWEEKRKYGDHHEHIPYSHEKNTFKPVDTKKKNKQQKQGHKRKYEDYEDTLYTDERDTYKPMHTKKKNKQQKQGHKRKYEDYEHTLYTDERNTYKPMHTKKKNKQQKWGQKRKYEDHYEHTSYTHERNTFKPMPKKRKKGDSKWNGKVEYGKDHNSYMSKRGFFKGRKK; this is encoded by the exons ATGCTCACTGATTACGATTTCATTGAAGATCATGAATGTGACATGTACGGTCTCATCAGTGACAGTGAGGAAGAGACTAATGATGAAATCGAAGAAGAATTGTACCAGGAAATACATTATTCGGGGAGAATCAAATGCACTGAGAAGGACAGCAATGTTGATGACGCAACAGCTGGACACATAGATCGGCCTCTgaacaatgacaaaattgttgatAGAAGCAGCCTACCTAAG AATGGGTTGTTCTGGATTCTGCCTCTCACAGTCGATGATGATGGACTGCAGACAAATCTAGTTGGTGCTGCAATTACCAGCAAAAGTGTACAAGATGATGCCAGTTCTGCTCATGAAGCATCGTCTGGTAGGCAGTGGAACATTGATCCTGCAGATGTTGTGAACAATGTTCAAAACTCTGAGGGCAGACGTAGAATTTCCTTTGAAACCAAGCGATACTACACTTCAAAGTCTTCCATCAGATGTTTCAATTGTGGTAATAATGGACATCTGTCACGGAACTGTTCCAGTCCCAGAAAAGTGACGGTGTGCTTTCTGTGTGCGGGGCAGGGTCACACAGAAAGGAAATGCCCAAAGCAAATCTGTGAAGGATGCAAGAAAACGGGACACCCGCTGAGGTACTGCCGTGAAAGATCATGGAAGACAGCCCATGCAGTTTGTAAAAGGTGCGAAGTTAAGGGCCACAACAGTGAGGAGTGTCCTGACATATGGCGCCAGTTCCACGCCACTACTGAACCGGGTATGATAAGAAGACTAACCACAAAGAAAAAGATGGGAAAAATATATTGTTACAACTGTGCCAAAATGGGACATCTAGGCCATGAATGTACCGGGCATAGAATGCACAAGTCTATTCCTGCAACCCCATTTATATGCAGATATGACAATTGGGATTACGTCGCAAAGATCTGGCGTAAAAATCAAGCCGCGAAGAATAATGATGAACGACAGAAACAAGGACACAAAAGAAAATATGAAGATTATAATGAACACACATCATATACAGATGAAAGAAATACTTATAAACCAGTAGACActaagaagaaaaataaacaacagaAGTGGGAAGAGAAGAGAAAATATGGAGATCATCATGAACACATACCGTATTCACACGAAAAGAATACTTTTAAACCAGTGGACACgaagaagaaaaacaaacaacagaaaCAAGGACACAAAAGAAAATATGAAGATTATGAAGACACATTGTATACAGATGAAAGGGACACTTATAAACCAATGCAcacaaagaagaaaaataaacaacagaaaCAAGGACACAAAAGAAAATATGAAGATTATGAACACACATTGTATACAGATGAAAGGAACACTTATAAACCAATGCAcacaaagaagaaaaataaacaacagaaatggggacagaaaagaaaatatgaagatcaCTATGAACACACATCGTATACACATGAAAGGAATACTTTTAAACCAAtgccaaagaaaagaaaaaaaggagATTCTAAATGGAATGGAAAAGTTGAGTATGGCAAAGACCACAATAGCTATATGTCAAAGAGAGGCTTTTTTAAAGGCAGAAAAAAATGA